Sequence from the Acidihalobacter prosperus genome:
GCCGACCGTGGTCTACGAGGTGGAAACCACCAAGGGCGAAACGCTGCGCATCCACAACCCCAGCGATCTGCCGGCGGTGAACTATATCGGCGAAATCCGCGAGCCGATCATCAGCGCGAACATCCTGGTGCCGCAGGAGTTCGTCGGCCCGGTGATCAGCCTGTGCGTGGAAAAGCGCGGCGTGCAGACCAAGATGCTGTATCTCGGCAAGCAGGTCTCGCTGGCCTACGATATGCCGCTCAACGAGGTGGTGCTCGACTTCTTCGACCGTTTGAAGTCCGTCAGCCGCGGTTTCGCCTCGTTCGATTACCATTTCCAGCGCTTCCAGGCCGCGCCGCTGGTCAAGGTCGATATCCTGATCAACGGCGAGCGCGTGGACGCGCTGTCGCTTATCCTGCATCGCGACACGGCGCAGTCGCGCGGTCGCGACCTGACCGAGCGCATGAAGGAACTCATCCCGCGTCAGATGTTCGAAGTGGCGATCCAGGCGGCCATCGGCTCCCACATCATCGCCCGCTCCAGCGTCAAGGCGATGCGCAAGAACGTGCTGGCCAAATGCTACGGCGGCGACGTCTCGCGCAAGCGCAAGCTGCTGGAAAAACAGAAGGCCGGCAAGAAGCGCATGAAATCGGTCGGACGCGTGGAGATTCCCCAGGAAGCCTTCCTGGCCGTCCTGAAAGTCGATAAATAATCATGCAGAGCGAAGGCGGATGGCGGCAGCCGGTGCGCCACTGACATAGGAACCACTGATGAATTTTGACCTTGAGTTCGTGCTCGTCGTCGGCGTCTTCCTGACCGGCGTGATCTGGCTGCTGGATGCCCGCTGGTGGGGGCCGAAACGCCGCAAGCAGGCCTACGAGGCCGGTCTGCGCGGCGAGGTCGCCGGCGACAAGGATGGGGACAGCTCTCGCGCGCCCTGGTATGTGGAATACTCGCGCTCATTCTTCCCGGTGCTGCTCGCGGTGCTGCTGCTGCGCTCCTTCGTGGCAGAGCCCTTCCGCATTCCGTCGGGGTCGATGATGCCCACGTTGCTGGTCGGCGATTTCATCCTGGTCAACAAGTTCGACTACGGACTGAAGCTGCCTCTGATCCACACCAAGATTCTGCCCATCGGCGAGCCCCAGCGCGGCGACGTGGTTGTGTTCCGCTATCCGCGCGATCCCTCGGTGGATTACATCAAGCGCATCATCGGCCTGCCCGGCGATACCATCACCTACGACGGCAACAAGCTCTATATCAACGGCAAACTGGTGCCGACCAAGATCGTCGGCCGTTACGCCGGCGAGGGTCCCAATCATCTCATGGGCGGCGCCATCGTCGAGCAGGAGGATCTGCCTCGCCGCAACGGCAGCGTGGTGAAACACGATATCCTGATCATGCCGGGACGCCCCGTGCCGACCGGGAGCGTGGTGGTGCCCAAGGGCGAGTATTTCGTCATGGGCGACAACCGCGACGACAGCAACGACAGCCGCTATTGGGGATTCGTGCCGCAGAAGAATCTCGTCGGCCGCGCCTTCCTGATCTGGTTCAACTGGGATTTCCAGGACGGTCAGGTAGACTTTCACAGAATCGGCGATCTGATCCATTAAAATTATTCCGCGATCCGACGCCCCATCAGAAATATATGGCTGAACGTCAACGGAGGGTGTGAGCATGCAAGGCAGACGAAAGCAGCAGGGTGTCTCCATTGCGTCGATGTT
This genomic interval carries:
- the lepB gene encoding signal peptidase I; the encoded protein is MNFDLEFVLVVGVFLTGVIWLLDARWWGPKRRKQAYEAGLRGEVAGDKDGDSSRAPWYVEYSRSFFPVLLAVLLLRSFVAEPFRIPSGSMMPTLLVGDFILVNKFDYGLKLPLIHTKILPIGEPQRGDVVVFRYPRDPSVDYIKRIIGLPGDTITYDGNKLYINGKLVPTKIVGRYAGEGPNHLMGGAIVEQEDLPRRNGSVVKHDILIMPGRPVPTGSVVVPKGEYFVMGDNRDDSNDSRYWGFVPQKNLVGRAFLIWFNWDFQDGQVDFHRIGDLIH